One Eisenibacter elegans DSM 3317 genomic window, GAGAGGCTTAGAGTCCAGCCAGCGATAGCCATCTTGCCCTTCGAGCACTTGTTGCATCATAAAGGCAGTAGCCCCGCCGGGTACATCTTCGTCCGCAAAAATCACACGGTTGGTTTTCCGTAGCGAAGCCACAATGCGGTGCTGTAAGTCGAAGGGCAGGAGCGTCTGCACATCAATCACCTCTAGCGAGATGCCTACCTCTGCGAGCAGCTCGGCGGCTTCCATCACAATGCGGCACATAGAGCCATAAGTAACCACAGTGATGTCGCTTCCCTCACGGATGACTTCGGGTACCCCCAGTGCCTCCGTAAATTCGCCCAAGTTTTCGGGCATCTTTTCTTTGAGGCGGTAGCCGTTGAGGCATTCTACGATGAGCGCCGGCTCGTCAGAGCGGAGCATAGTATTGTAAAACGCTGCTGCCTTGGTCATATTGCGGGGTACAAGTACGTGGATGCCGCGCAAGCTGTGCAAAATCATCCCCATCGGAGAGCCCGAATGCCAGATGCCTTCTAGGCGGTGGCCGCGTGTACGTATGATGAGGGGGGCTTTTTGGCCGCCCTTGGTGCGGTATTGTAGGCAGGCCAAATCATCCGACAATATTTGCAGGGCGTAGAGTAAGTAGTCGAGATATTGGATTTCGGCAATAGGGCGTAAGCCGCGCAAGGCTGCACCAATGCCTTGGCCGATGATGGTGGCTTCGCGGATACCGGTATCCATCACGCGCAACTCCCCGTGCTTTTCTTGCAGTCCGGCGAAGGCTTGGTTTACGTCGCCAATGCGGCCTACATCTTCGCCAAAGGCCATTACCAGTGGATTGTGGGTCAGGATATGGTCAAAATTGGCTTGCAACACCTCACGCCCATCGACCATAGGGGGCTCCGCCGCATAGCGTGGGCTGTTGGGGGCGATGGTGATGGCGGCTTCCTCAGATTCACTGAAGAGGTATGAGTTATAGTCTTCTGCGGCTTGGGCTTGTGCTTTTTCGAGCCAGCCAATCATCTTAGCACGGAGCGGGTGGGCGGCTGCGTGGCGTGTCCAGAGCAAGGTCTGGCGTACGGCGCTGATGCCGTCGCGCTTGAGTGGGGTAGGATTTTTAGCCAAAAACTGATGCAGGGGCTGTAGCTTGTCAGCTTGCTCAGGATATTGGTCGAGCGCCTCTTGCAGGAGTGCTACCGCCTCTTGGTGGATATCCTGTATGCTGCCGATAAATGCATTCCAAGCGGCTTTGCGGGCATCAGTGGCGGCTTGTTTGGCTTCTTTTTCGATTTGTGCCAGTGTTTCTTCCGAAGCGATATTCTCACCCAAAATCCATTCGCGCATCTTGCGGATACAATCGTGCTCTAGCTCCCATTCGAGGCGCTCCTTCGACTTGTAGCGTTCGTGTGAGCCGGAGGTAGAGTGCCCTTGGGGCTGGGTTACTTCCGTTACGTGTACCAACACGGGTACGTGCTCCGTGCGGCAGATATCGGCGGCCTGTTGGTAGGCCTCTACCAGCGCTGGGTAATCCCAACCGCGTACAGTGATGATTTCAAAGCCTTCTTCTTTCTTACTACGCTTGAAGCCGGCCAATACTTTCGAGATACTGCCCTTGGTCGTGTGGTATTCTTGGGGAACAGAAATGCCATAGGCATCATCCCAAACCGAAATCAACAGTGGAACCTGCAATACCCCGGCAGCATTGATGGTCTCATAAAACAGGCCTTCGGAAGTAGAAGCGTTGCCAATGGTGCCAAACGAAATTTCGTTTCCTTGGCGTGATAAGTTTGTAAACTGGTGTAGCTCAGGGTTTTGCCTGAAAAGCTTGGAAGCAAACGCAATGCCGAGCATACGGGGCATCTGCCCTGCGGTAGGCGATATATCAGAAGAGGAGTTGCGCAAATCGGCCAGCGGCTTCAGGGAGCCGTCGGGTTGGAGCATACGCGTACCAAAGTGGCCGTTCATCATCCGCCCGGCAGAGGCGGGGTCTGCCTCTACATCAGTATGGGCGTAGAGTTGGGCAAAATATTGTTGCAAGTTGAGCTCTTCGATGGCCAACATAAAGGTTTGGTCGCGGTAATAGCCGGAGCGGAAATCGCCGGGGCGGAACGCCTTGGCCATCGCTATTTGGGCCAGCTCCTTGCCATCGCCAAAGATGCCAAATTTGGCCTTGCCCATAAATACTTCTTTACGCCCGATAAGGCTAGCCTCGCGGCTTTCACAGGCCACGCGGTAGTCGTGTAAGACGGCCTCAGTACTCATAAGGGATGCAGCAGGAGTAGATGCTTCTTTGGTAATCATGGGCTTTGATGCTTTTATCGTGATGAATCGAGTTAAAGGGTTGATTATCAGCGTATAACTTCTTTTTTTGGGAAAAAGAGGTTTTTTGTGTGCAACAAAAATATACAAAAAAGGCGGCTAATTCAAATTGTCTTTTTTTTATTTTGCTTATAAAATTTCTGAGAAAACCCGCTTTTGGTATCATTTTAGCCTTTATTCTGAGCAAACAAACGGGCATTATTTGGCTAATCTGCCTGAAAACCAATAATTTCGCATTTCTCCAAAAAACCCTGATAAGGGATTGCCCCAGCCTCACCAATAGCGTATACTTGACACCCATAACCCCTTACCTGTATGTTTGCTTTACAACCCACAACCCTCAAAGCACTGATTGTAGGCTATCTGATAGCCTTGCCAGCCTTGCTCCAAGCTCAAGGAATAATGGTTTTTGAGCGCGAAATACACGATTTTGGTGTAGTAGCCGCCGGTACTATCGTTACCTACGAGTTTGGCTTTGTCAACAAAGGCAATGCTCCTATCCAATTGTTGGCAGTAGAGCCATCCTGTGGATGTACCTCTACTGATTGGACACGGGAGCCTGTGCCCGTCGGCAAAACAGGCTTTGTGAGGCTTAGCTTCAATACCAATGGATATGAGGGGGCTTTTGCCAAAAGTGTACTACTCAAAAGCAATGCCCGAGAGCCAATCAAAATATTGTTTATCAAAGGGTTATTGACCGAAAGAGCCTACAACACAGCTACCGCCGAAGGCATTGCTGTAGAGGGCGCAATACAGGAAGCTCCCTTCAATAACACTAAGCCCAAACTCGACTTCAGTCGGATGTTGTTTAGCCGAAATATGGTTGGCCTTACCCCCTATGAGCGCTAAGAGACACCAGTAGGAGCTAAAAAAGCAGCCGGAAGGCTTACTTTCCGTTTCAGATTCCGTATATAGCTGCATAACGCTCTGCCTATAAGATAAACCTGATTGTTTATGAAACGCACCCTCACCGTCGCCCTTTTGCTGTTGGTATTATTAATCCCAAACATATACAGCCAAGAACTAACCATCACACATACGGACTACAAGCCCAATTATCGCCAGTGGCAGAGTGCGTATATGATTGACAGAATCGACTATACCGATAACCGTATTATATTCCACTTCAGGTTTGTAGGCAGCTTTAAAATGGGAATTGCTACTTTTTATGGCCCCAAAGGAGAGTTCCCTTGGTATCTCGAAAACGCAGAGTCTCCCAATGACCCTATCTATGAGTTGCTCGAAATCCGCAATATCCGCCAAAATCAACTCCTAAAGGCCGAACGCCTCGTCGGGCTAAAAGAACTGGCCTTTAACTATACTACTGGAGATGTGTTTACTTGCGAAATTCATTTTGCCCGCCCCCACAAACACTTCAAACTAGCGCATTTGATAGAAGGTATCGGCCAACGCAACGAAACCAACCACTTCAACGCCTTCGACATCCGCCTCAAACCCGCCGACGACCCCCAACTGGGCAAAGAAGTCGATATGATTAATACCATCAACGCCTTTGTACGCAAACACAAGGGCAATCCTGCCAATTATCTCAACCCTGCTCAAGCTCGCGAACCCTCCCGACAACGCAGCGATGACCCCAAAAAACAACCCAAAATGGATGAGGGCGTAGCCGGAATGAAGGACTAACAGCAGCACAAAAATAGCAACATACCCCGCCAACGAAACTTTAACTCAACACTAAACCCCTATCACACATGCGCATTACTACCAAACAACTACTGCCCCTGATACTTGTCGGATGCTTATCAGTCGGCTGCGGTGCAGACAAAAAAACACAAAATCAACAAGAAAACGCTGAGGCTAATAGCTCTTCAGAAGAAAGTAAAAGCACTACCGCAGCTGCGAAAAGCTGTCTGATGGATTTGCGACAAAACAATATCCGAGAGTTGGTGAGTGTGCAAAAAGTAGCCGAAATCCTTGGAATTCCAGCAGACAAAATCAATGTAAGAGACAATAGCAACATCCATAAAACAAGCTTTGACCTGATTGCCTGCCTCTTTGAGACGGCCTCCGATACCCAAGAAGGCACTATCAGTGTAGGGCAAATCAAAGAAGAAGACCCAAGTATATTCAAGACCAAATACAACGATGAATATTATAGCAGCGATGGCCGCGAAGCGCGTTATCTTGAAGATAAAATAGGCGATGCTGCTGTGTACTTGTACGTCTCGGGCAACGTCATCCTGAATGTATTGCACGGCCAAGAAAGCTTCATTGTGCAGATATATGGCAATAAAAAAAGCAATGAGGATAACCTAGAGGTAGCCAAAAAAGTAGCCTTGGAAGTCCTCAAAAAATGCCAATAGTCTTACACCACTGGACATTTTGGAAAAGCAGCTTGGAGCTGGAGCTACGAGACAAGCTGAAGCCTCCTGTTGGGGGTAAAATGGGACTTCGCCCACAGTTTTAACTATGGGATTGGAAAAATGTCCAGTGATGTAATCAATGCCTGTATTGGCAAGGCCTAACACAACTCCCGCACGCAAGATTCATAACTACCTAACCACTCTCCCGCTGATGATTTATACCAACCGTATTGTGGATATGTATGTAGGCCTTGAACCTCCTTCGGCATTGTTTGTTGAGCACCTCAAACAACTGGCTGCACTCAGCCCCGAAGTACTCCTCCAACAAGCTGATGAAGGCGAGCAAAACCGCCACGGGGAGGTTGAATACATTTATTCGCACGAACAGCGCTTACTGCGTTACCTTATCTTGGTAACCCACCTCGACATCGGAAGCTCAGCCGAAACGTTACACAAAAAAACACGTAGCGCCTTAATTTGGGCGATGTACCATCAACACGAGCCCGTGCTCAGGATTATGTTTTGTGTCTATACCCACGAGCTCATCCGAGAGGCAATATGGTATAGTGCCAAAAGCTCCGAACGTGTGATGCACGCCCGCATTGGGTCGTTTAACCACCTGATGCGCGCTGCTGAGAGCATTCCCTATTGCCCGGAGGGCTTCTTGCTAGAGGCCGTACAGGTGTTGGAAATGCTTCAAACCCAACTCTCTCAAGAAATGGAGGCTGAACCCAACGCCCGTTGGATGCTCAAGGAAATGGATGAAGGGCAAAAAATTTTAGCCCAATTGCTCACAGCCGATAAAGCCCTGCCGCCAAAGCTTCCTTTGCCAACAGATTTTCTAACGAAATATGGTACCAACGATGGATAAATACGGGCAGAGACGAAGCTTATTCGGTACAATATTGCTGCTTTCTTGTGTAATCTCCGCTATTGAGCTATGGGCAATACACCTACAAAAGTGTAGATTCTGAACGAAAAGGCTTTTCCTTAGCGTGGGCGGGCAAAGACCTGTGTCCAGTAGTTTCCGGAGCGCCCTGCACCTATTTCGGTGAAATTGCCACTCATGATATTGCGGCAGTGCCCCTCGCTACGAATCCAAGAATCCACAACAGCTTGCTCGCTGGTTTGTCCACGGGCGATATTTTCGCCTGCGGCGTTAAATTGATACCCCGCTCGGGTGATGCGCTCCGTAAAGCGAGTACCGTCAAGGCTAGTATGGCTGAAATAGTTGTTGTCACGCATATCCTTGCTATGGTCTATAGCGGCGCGTTCTAATTTGTTATTCCAAGTTAGTGGTGGTACGGGCAACATCCGCGTAGTACCACAAGTACAACCTTGGGTACGATATTGGTTGACCAGCTCAAGCATTCGCTGAGGATTGAGCTCATTTTCTGTGGTAGCGCCAAGGACATCCGGCTGAATGTCTTCGGGTTTGCTACATGCCATCAATAGGCTACTTATCAATACATAGCATACTAAAAGTCTATTTCGGGTCATTTTTGATAAGCTTTTATAGGGGGAATCTCTAAACCGTGCTTTGTTATTACAAAGATACCTTCCAATACTGTCATGTACCAAACGTTTATAAGACGTATGCTTACCGACGTAAGTTTATCAAGAACAAAAATATGGCGCAACAACAGTTGAGTATATCAACAAATGTTTCTGTAATTCCAACCTCTTCGATGAGTCGCTGGAAGCCATAGACTAAGGTTTAGAAATTATAGACCAAAACACAGCGAAGAAGCCCTTGACAGTACTAATCTGCCAAGGGTAAAAAACCAAACAATGGTTTTTAGCTTGTAATAAGTAGGGCTAATTGATAGACAGCCCCCCATCTACGGCCAAAGATTGACCATTTACATACGAAGACTGAGGGGAGCTGAGGTACAAAATCGCGTCGGCAATCTCTTCGGGCTTGCCAATGCGGCGGGTAGGGTTGATGTAAGCCAGCTTGTTGAGCTTGTCGGGAGTAGTCGATACGGCGTTGAAAACCATGGGTGTCTCGGTAAATCCTGGGCAAACAGCATTGACCCTGATGCCATATTTGGCATATTCTACGGCTGCCGTGCGTGTCAGGCCGATTACGGCGTGTTTGCTGGCGGCATAGGCCGAGTGCCCGTGAAAAGCACCCAAGCCTGCGATAGAGGCTGTGTTGACAATCACACCCTCTTGTTGCGCCAACATAAAGGGCAGCTGCGCCCGCATACAGTACCACACGCCCTGTACATTGATTTGCATGACTTTGTCAAACAAATCGAGCGGGTATTCGTGCGTTTTGAGGTCTGTTCCATCGATACCGGCATTATTGATGGCAATGTCTATGCGGCCAAAACGTTGGGCAATATCCTTTACCCAAGCCTCTACCCCGGCAGCGTCAGTTACGTCGAGGGTATGAAAAATGGCTTGTACGCCGGCTTTTTGAATGCTTTCAGCCAAGGCCTGTCCGGGCTCAGTTTGGATATCGGCCAGTGCTAAGATAGCACCTTGCTTGGCAAAAGCCAGCGCTGTTGATTTACCGATGCCCGAAGATGCCCCTGTAATGAGCACTACCTTATCTTTGAAAACGTATTCCATCTCGTGGTTAGTTTATATGAACAATTGATTTTGTGCAAAAGATAAGGCATTGAACTCACAAAACAAAGTATGATTCTTTTAAGATTTTAGTAGATGAAATTTTTAGACCAAATACAGCCGTGCTAAACTGTAGACATTATACGCGCCTGCGGCTGTGTCTCCACAGGCGCACGAATGTCAGGAGAGTTCAAGATATTTTATTTGAGGTAAAACACAAACTCTCCTCCTTCATTGCCTACGTTTTTCAGCGGATTGCCAATGGGCGTTTGGTCGGTGTTGTCAGCTACAGCAACCTTGACATACTGAATCAGCTCTGTTACGGAGAAGCGATCCTTCAGATTTTCGTTCAAAAACTTGAGCAGGTAGCGAGCAAAAGGGCTGTTTTCCCCCTCCTTACCATCCGACACAAACTCTACGTTGCCCGACGAAAGT contains:
- a CDS encoding alpha-ketoacid dehydrogenase subunit alpha/beta; the protein is MITKEASTPAASLMSTEAVLHDYRVACESREASLIGRKEVFMGKAKFGIFGDGKELAQIAMAKAFRPGDFRSGYYRDQTFMLAIEELNLQQYFAQLYAHTDVEADPASAGRMMNGHFGTRMLQPDGSLKPLADLRNSSSDISPTAGQMPRMLGIAFASKLFRQNPELHQFTNLSRQGNEISFGTIGNASTSEGLFYETINAAGVLQVPLLISVWDDAYGISVPQEYHTTKGSISKVLAGFKRSKKEEGFEIITVRGWDYPALVEAYQQAADICRTEHVPVLVHVTEVTQPQGHSTSGSHERYKSKERLEWELEHDCIRKMREWILGENIASEETLAQIEKEAKQAATDARKAAWNAFIGSIQDIHQEAVALLQEALDQYPEQADKLQPLHQFLAKNPTPLKRDGISAVRQTLLWTRHAAAHPLRAKMIGWLEKAQAQAAEDYNSYLFSESEEAAITIAPNSPRYAAEPPMVDGREVLQANFDHILTHNPLVMAFGEDVGRIGDVNQAFAGLQEKHGELRVMDTGIREATIIGQGIGAALRGLRPIAEIQYLDYLLYALQILSDDLACLQYRTKGGQKAPLIIRTRGHRLEGIWHSGSPMGMILHSLRGIHVLVPRNMTKAAAFYNTMLRSDEPALIVECLNGYRLKEKMPENLGEFTEALGVPEVIREGSDITVVTYGSMCRIVMEAAELLAEVGISLEVIDVQTLLPFDLQHRIVASLRKTNRVIFADEDVPGGATAFMMQQVLEGQDGYRWLDSKPLTISAQPHRPAYGSDGDYFSKPSVDDVFEAAYSLMHEADPAVFPALR
- a CDS encoding DUF1573 domain-containing protein is translated as MFALQPTTLKALIVGYLIALPALLQAQGIMVFEREIHDFGVVAAGTIVTYEFGFVNKGNAPIQLLAVEPSCGCTSTDWTREPVPVGKTGFVRLSFNTNGYEGAFAKSVLLKSNAREPIKILFIKGLLTERAYNTATAEGIAVEGAIQEAPFNNTKPKLDFSRMLFSRNMVGLTPYER
- a CDS encoding CAP domain-containing protein, producing MACSKPEDIQPDVLGATTENELNPQRMLELVNQYRTQGCTCGTTRMLPVPPLTWNNKLERAAIDHSKDMRDNNYFSHTSLDGTRFTERITRAGYQFNAAGENIARGQTSEQAVVDSWIRSEGHCRNIMSGNFTEIGAGRSGNYWTQVFARPR
- a CDS encoding SDR family NAD(P)-dependent oxidoreductase, with amino-acid sequence MEYVFKDKVVLITGASSGIGKSTALAFAKQGAILALADIQTEPGQALAESIQKAGVQAIFHTLDVTDAAGVEAWVKDIAQRFGRIDIAINNAGIDGTDLKTHEYPLDLFDKVMQINVQGVWYCMRAQLPFMLAQQEGVIVNTASIAGLGAFHGHSAYAASKHAVIGLTRTAAVEYAKYGIRVNAVCPGFTETPMVFNAVSTTPDKLNKLAYINPTRRIGKPEEIADAILYLSSPQSSYVNGQSLAVDGGLSIN